A genomic region of Methanobacterium sp. SMA-27 contains the following coding sequences:
- a CDS encoding AAA family ATPase: MIIESIHMKNFKSHTDTQIDFNTGISIIMGGNGAGKSSILEAVSFALFKQHSSKKIDQLITIGNNKNKMFVKLEFTSNGRKYSVTRERSKTSSKANIMIKEGQSFHQLASGDNQVTREIQSILEMDGDLFLNAVYVRQGEIANLVDKTPAEKKQVIGKLLGLESLEKAWKNMLPLVNNYEMKKIKLEGKLETLDGLKNEINLKNAEKLQINKDIHELSSKIEESQSQLDLITKEKEKLDNDKTVFDATKSTLESKKQILENLKEDESHLKIQLNDIKNNENEIEAILPKLPKLELLIKLRDALEDLRRTQRDETQINNILEKIHFFKDQIEKNEKYYLDYSDLEDQINKIEKERTSFEGSRALLEQNLNRKQQTIEKMGRSHDKIVKILKESNKTLGTNFSLIEEFESYIKSEKPVIEKLIEELDIKINKFKEEISNLKTQNQDLKKPISELEYVKEKCPICKSPIDSVKRDELIQDYSSKIESNKNKISRLNSAVEVLSKDKLVMANKYSDISLINIDVLKEQLGTLEEGQHDIKLLNDNIKELEIQVLTLNQIDEKIHEKKEALKELKPKYEEYLSANGSLKSLGDYEIQKNDLKEIQENIFSIKEQISNLIEVTGESIENLEDEIKELEGTKDKYQHLLGAVALKESSLNRMKQVQNSVNELELQIQDLKLQIEKISFDKLFYNKLIQDKESKNQELIDLKGKKQELIGKESGIVTVLTDLQNKLVSYKSYQNEVKKLKDFIKLLNYIRDIYSKDGVQKDLRNISRPLIEQNTREFFEKFNFEYSDIKLDNDYDVTVYGPAGESNLDMISGGEKIAVALALRLGITQTLSGGNLELIMLDEPTIHLDAYRRQELIDLLKRMSIIPQMIIVTHDSDLEDAADNILRVIKEDGESKVSDF; the protein is encoded by the coding sequence ATGATAATTGAAAGTATACACATGAAGAATTTCAAATCACATACAGACACCCAAATAGATTTTAACACAGGAATTTCCATAATAATGGGAGGAAATGGAGCAGGAAAATCCAGTATTCTCGAAGCTGTAAGCTTTGCACTTTTCAAACAGCATTCAAGTAAAAAAATAGACCAGCTCATTACAATTGGCAACAATAAGAACAAGATGTTTGTGAAACTTGAATTCACATCAAATGGTAGAAAATACAGTGTTACTAGAGAACGCAGTAAAACCTCCTCAAAAGCCAATATAATGATCAAAGAAGGTCAAAGTTTTCATCAACTGGCTTCTGGCGATAACCAGGTTACAAGAGAGATTCAAAGCATTCTTGAGATGGATGGCGATTTATTTCTTAATGCTGTCTACGTTAGACAGGGAGAAATTGCTAATCTTGTGGATAAAACTCCTGCTGAAAAGAAACAAGTCATTGGAAAACTTTTAGGTCTAGAATCTCTAGAAAAAGCATGGAAAAATATGCTGCCTTTAGTTAATAACTATGAAATGAAAAAAATAAAATTAGAAGGTAAATTGGAAACATTAGATGGTTTAAAAAATGAAATAAACCTCAAAAATGCTGAAAAATTACAAATAAATAAAGACATTCATGAACTATCCTCCAAAATAGAAGAATCCCAATCTCAATTGGATTTAATCACTAAAGAGAAAGAAAAACTGGATAATGATAAAACAGTATTTGATGCTACAAAATCTACTTTGGAATCAAAAAAACAGATTTTAGAAAATTTAAAGGAAGATGAATCTCATCTTAAAATACAATTAAATGATATTAAAAATAATGAAAATGAAATTGAAGCCATACTACCTAAATTACCAAAACTTGAACTATTAATAAAGCTTAGAGATGCATTGGAAGATTTAAGAAGAACTCAGAGAGATGAAACTCAAATAAATAACATACTTGAAAAGATCCACTTTTTCAAAGATCAAATAGAAAAAAATGAGAAATATTATTTAGATTATTCTGATTTAGAGGATCAAATTAACAAAATAGAAAAAGAAAGAACAAGTTTTGAAGGATCAAGGGCTTTGCTTGAACAGAACTTGAATAGGAAGCAACAAACTATTGAAAAAATGGGAAGATCCCATGATAAAATAGTAAAAATTTTAAAAGAAAGCAACAAAACCCTTGGAACAAATTTTAGTTTAATTGAAGAATTTGAATCGTATATTAAATCTGAAAAACCTGTTATTGAGAAACTAATTGAAGAGCTTGACATTAAAATAAACAAATTTAAAGAGGAAATATCTAATCTAAAAACTCAAAATCAAGACCTTAAAAAACCAATTTCTGAATTAGAATACGTAAAAGAAAAATGTCCGATTTGTAAGTCACCAATTGACTCTGTTAAACGAGATGAATTAATTCAAGATTACTCTTCAAAAATAGAATCAAATAAAAATAAAATATCCCGTTTAAACAGTGCAGTTGAAGTTTTATCAAAAGATAAGCTAGTTATGGCGAATAAATATTCTGATATCTCTTTAATTAATATAGATGTATTAAAAGAACAGCTTGGAACTTTAGAAGAAGGTCAACACGATATAAAATTGTTAAATGATAACATAAAAGAATTGGAAATTCAAGTTTTAACGTTAAATCAGATAGATGAAAAAATTCATGAGAAAAAAGAAGCTTTAAAAGAGTTGAAACCTAAATATGAAGAATATTTAAGTGCAAATGGTTCATTGAAATCCTTGGGGGATTATGAAATACAAAAAAATGATCTGAAAGAGATACAAGAGAATATATTCTCCATTAAAGAGCAGATCAGCAATTTAATTGAAGTTACTGGAGAAAGCATAGAAAATCTGGAAGATGAAATAAAAGAACTAGAAGGAACAAAAGATAAATATCAACATCTTTTAGGTGCAGTAGCATTGAAAGAATCTTCATTAAACAGAATGAAACAAGTTCAAAATAGTGTAAATGAACTTGAATTACAAATCCAAGATCTTAAACTACAAATAGAAAAGATATCATTTGATAAGTTATTCTATAATAAATTAATTCAGGATAAGGAGTCTAAAAATCAAGAATTAATAGATTTAAAAGGCAAAAAACAGGAGTTAATTGGAAAGGAAAGTGGGATAGTAACTGTATTAACAGACCTTCAAAATAAATTAGTGTCATACAAAAGCTATCAAAATGAAGTTAAAAAACTTAAAGACTTTATCAAACTTTTAAATTATATACGCGACATTTACAGTAAAGATGGAGTTCAAAAAGATCTCAGAAATATTTCAAGACCTCTCATTGAACAGAATACAAGGGAGTTCTTTGAAAAGTTCAACTTTGAATATTCTGATATAAAACTTGACAATGATTATGATGTAACTGTGTATGGCCCTGCAGGAGAAAGTAATTTAGACATGATAAGTGGCGGTGAAAAAATTGCTGTTGCCCTAGCATTAAGGCTTGGAATTACCCAAACACTATCTGGAGGTAATCTAGAGTTGATTATGCTTGATGAGCCCACCATACATCTAGATGCATACAGACGTCAAGAGCTAATAGATTTATTGAAGAGAATGTCCATAATTCCTCAAATGATAATTGTAACTCATGATTCAGACTTGGAAGATGCTGCAGACAATATTTTAAGGGTAATTAAAGAAGATGGCGAATCAAAAGTATCTGATTTCTAA
- a CDS encoding MFS transporter, with amino-acid sequence MEQAQTASSIRIAALLVATLANFLTPFMSSAVNIALPAIGSEFATSAILLSWVPTSFLLAAAMFAVPFGRISDIYGMKKIFSYGIIIFTVASFLSAVAPSTESLIIFRILQGIGGAMIFVTGLAIITSVYPPQERGKAIGINIATVYIALSLGPVLGGIMTQYFGWRSLFYAMIPLGILILILTYWKLNDEWAECKGEKFDIKGSIFYSIVLVMVMYGFSTLPHITGIILVIGGIIGFIGFLMYELKLESPVLNVKLFKNRTFAFSNLAALINYSATFAVTFLLSLYLQYIKALDPLSAGLILVAQPVMMAIFAPIAGRLSDKFVPQKLAALGMVLSTIGLFLFAFINAQTSIAFITVGLIIIGTGFGFFSSPNTNAIMGSVERKFYGVASAMVSTMRLLGQTFSMGLALMVFAIFIGNVQITTLQYPALLNSIHIVFLICTVLCFIGIFAALIKQKTK; translated from the coding sequence ATGGAACAAGCACAGACAGCCAGTTCAATTAGGATTGCAGCATTGTTAGTGGCAACTTTAGCCAACTTTTTAACACCATTTATGAGTTCAGCAGTTAACATTGCCCTTCCAGCTATAGGGTCAGAATTTGCTACAAGTGCAATCCTATTAAGTTGGGTTCCAACTTCATTTTTATTAGCAGCAGCCATGTTTGCCGTTCCATTCGGCAGAATATCAGACATTTATGGCATGAAAAAAATATTCAGCTATGGAATAATCATATTCACCGTAGCTTCGTTTCTGTCTGCGGTTGCACCATCAACTGAATCTCTGATCATATTCAGGATACTTCAGGGAATTGGTGGAGCTATGATATTTGTTACAGGTCTTGCAATCATAACTTCGGTCTATCCCCCACAGGAAAGAGGTAAAGCCATAGGAATAAACATAGCAACTGTTTATATAGCCCTATCCCTTGGACCAGTTCTAGGAGGGATAATGACCCAATATTTTGGATGGAGAAGTTTATTCTATGCAATGATCCCGCTCGGTATTTTGATTCTCATTTTGACTTATTGGAAATTAAATGATGAATGGGCAGAATGTAAAGGAGAAAAATTCGATATTAAAGGTTCTATATTTTATAGTATAGTGCTTGTAATGGTTATGTACGGATTTTCAACACTCCCCCATATAACAGGAATTATACTGGTTATAGGTGGAATTATAGGATTTATTGGATTTTTAATGTATGAGTTGAAGCTTGAGAGCCCAGTACTTAATGTTAAATTGTTTAAGAATAGAACATTTGCATTTTCAAATCTAGCTGCTCTAATTAACTACAGTGCAACCTTTGCAGTAACATTTCTTTTAAGCCTGTACTTACAGTACATTAAGGCATTGGATCCATTATCTGCAGGTTTAATATTAGTTGCACAGCCAGTTATGATGGCAATATTTGCACCTATAGCTGGAAGACTTTCGGACAAGTTCGTTCCACAAAAATTAGCCGCTTTAGGGATGGTATTATCAACTATTGGTCTTTTCTTGTTTGCTTTTATCAATGCACAAACAAGTATAGCATTTATTACTGTTGGTCTGATAATTATTGGAACGGGATTTGGATTTTTCTCATCACCAAACACCAATGCAATTATGGGTTCTGTTGAAAGAAAGTTTTATGGAGTTGCATCTGCCATGGTAAGTACAATGCGACTTTTAGGTCAAACATTCAGTATGGGACTTGCACTAATGGTGTTTGCAATATTCATTGGAAATGTTCAAATCACAACTTTACAGTATCCTGCACTGCTTAATAGTATACATATAGTCTTCTTAATCTGTACTGTTTTATGTTTTATTGGTATTTTTGCAGCTCTAATAAAACAAAAAACTAAATAA
- a CDS encoding TATA-box-binding protein has product MTTVEIKVENIVASAALGKSLDLPQVAPALEGVEYNSEQFPGLVYKLKEPKTAALIFGSGKLVCTGAKSIEDSKKAIHIAVDKMRALDTEIPHEFEIKVQNIVASANLGKTLNLESVALDLENTEYEPEQFPGLVYRLDDPKVVLLLFGSGKVVCTGAKTNADAQLGVEKTKERLAELDLI; this is encoded by the coding sequence ATGACAACTGTAGAAATTAAAGTTGAAAACATCGTGGCGTCTGCCGCGCTTGGAAAGTCGCTAGACCTTCCACAAGTTGCTCCTGCCCTGGAAGGAGTCGAATATAACTCAGAACAATTTCCAGGATTGGTTTACAAACTAAAGGAACCAAAAACAGCAGCACTCATATTCGGATCAGGTAAACTGGTTTGTACAGGTGCGAAATCAATAGAAGACTCAAAAAAAGCTATACACATAGCTGTTGATAAAATGAGAGCTCTTGATACAGAAATCCCCCATGAATTTGAAATTAAAGTCCAAAATATAGTTGCTTCAGCAAACCTCGGAAAAACATTAAACTTGGAATCAGTTGCTCTGGATCTTGAAAACACTGAATACGAACCAGAACAATTCCCAGGATTGGTTTACAGACTTGACGACCCAAAAGTTGTTTTACTTTTATTCGGCTCAGGGAAAGTAGTCTGTACCGGCGCAAAAACTAATGCAGATGCTCAACTCGGTGTAGAGAAAACAAAAGAACGACTAGCTGAACTGGATTTGATATAA
- the cyaB gene encoding class IV adenylate cyclase, whose amino-acid sequence MIEVEVKASVKDFIDVKKNLIKIGAIKIKNEHQRDVYYNAPHKDFVETDEALRIREIPENGENKVILTYKGAKMDDVSKTRKEIEVEVFDAENMGLILENLDFRSAATVKKDRDIYHLDEFIITLDTVYKVGTFIEIEIEAQENEDTSIPLKKIFETYKKLGIEEGFERRSYLELMEL is encoded by the coding sequence TTGATAGAAGTAGAAGTCAAGGCAAGTGTTAAGGATTTTATAGATGTTAAAAAGAATTTAATTAAAATCGGTGCTATCAAAATAAAAAATGAGCATCAAAGAGATGTTTATTATAATGCTCCACATAAAGACTTCGTTGAAACTGATGAAGCATTGAGAATTAGAGAAATTCCTGAAAATGGAGAAAATAAGGTTATACTTACATATAAAGGCGCTAAAATGGATGATGTGAGTAAAACTCGTAAAGAAATTGAAGTTGAAGTATTTGATGCTGAAAATATGGGTTTGATACTAGAAAATCTTGATTTTAGAAGTGCTGCAACAGTAAAAAAAGATAGAGATATTTACCATTTGGATGAGTTTATAATTACACTAGACACAGTATACAAAGTTGGGACATTTATTGAAATCGAAATTGAAGCCCAAGAAAATGAGGATACAAGTATTCCACTTAAGAAAATATTTGAAACATATAAAAAACTAGGCATAGAAGAGGGATTTGAGAGAAGATCATATCTAGAACTTATGGAACTATAA
- a CDS encoding ATP-binding protein, whose protein sequence is MYNSNNKPIEILLFEDNLGDAGLIEEMLEESEGVYLLEVVETLKEGLVLLKDHFFDVILLDLGLPDSDGIDTLIDVHKISTKTPIIVLTGLNNEEIGIFAVKIGAQDYLIKKEIDNKLLKRSIRYSIERKKIESELQNYKSNLEDKVKERTKELEQSNKELQQFAYVASHDLREPLRMISSFLQLLERRYNEQLDADANEFIEFAVDGAKRLDSMIKDLLEYSRVANKKRKFNDVDLNEVLERTNLNLKLAIDDSNAEIIANKLPTLSGDEQLLVQLFQNLISNSIKYRSKENPVIQISVNNEMNQFIFSFKDNGIGISTKHLERIFTIFQRLHTREEYEGTGIGLAIAQKIVQQHGGQIWAESEPGEGTIMHFTIPYNN, encoded by the coding sequence ATGTATAACTCCAATAATAAACCAATTGAAATATTGCTTTTTGAGGATAATCTAGGAGATGCGGGTTTAATAGAGGAAATGTTAGAAGAGTCTGAAGGAGTATACCTTTTAGAAGTAGTTGAAACTCTTAAAGAAGGTCTGGTTCTTCTAAAAGATCATTTCTTTGATGTTATTCTTTTGGACTTGGGATTACCAGATAGTGATGGAATTGATACATTAATAGATGTTCATAAAATTTCCACAAAAACTCCTATAATCGTATTAACTGGGTTAAACAATGAAGAAATAGGTATATTTGCGGTTAAAATTGGTGCTCAAGATTACTTAATTAAAAAAGAAATAGATAACAAGCTTTTAAAACGTTCTATAAGGTATTCTATTGAACGTAAAAAAATTGAAAGTGAACTTCAAAATTATAAGTCAAATCTTGAAGATAAAGTTAAAGAACGAACAAAAGAACTAGAACAATCTAATAAAGAGTTACAACAGTTTGCATATGTAGCCTCCCATGATCTTAGAGAACCTCTGCGTATGATTTCAAGTTTCCTTCAACTACTGGAAAGAAGGTACAATGAACAGTTAGATGCAGATGCTAATGAATTCATAGAATTTGCTGTTGATGGAGCTAAACGTTTAGATTCAATGATTAAAGATCTTTTAGAGTATTCTAGAGTGGCCAATAAAAAGAGAAAATTTAACGATGTAGATCTTAATGAAGTGTTAGAACGGACTAATTTAAATTTAAAATTAGCCATTGACGATAGTAATGCGGAAATAATTGCTAATAAATTACCTACTTTATCCGGTGATGAACAATTACTGGTTCAACTGTTCCAAAACCTTATTAGTAATTCCATTAAGTATCGAAGTAAAGAAAATCCTGTAATTCAAATATCAGTTAATAATGAGATGAATCAGTTCATATTCTCATTTAAGGATAATGGTATTGGAATCTCTACGAAACATTTGGAACGAATCTTTACTATTTTTCAACGACTCCATACCAGAGAAGAATATGAAGGAACAGGAATTGGACTTGCAATTGCACAAAAAATTGTTCAACAGCATGGAGGACAGATATGGGCAGAATCTGAACCTGGAGAAGGTACTATTATGCACTTCACAATTCCTTACAATAACTAA
- the serB gene encoding phosphoserine phosphatase SerB: protein MIKLIAFDLDNVLIDGEAIDEIGKLMDVEAEISEITKKAMEGDLDFETALKERVALLKGASVEDIKDVVSKIPFMEGAEETIAELKKRGYKIATITGSFEIIANRMKDDLGLDYAFSNVLHEKEGKLTGEVSGPLVKGSKAEVLKEIMEMEKIKAEESAAVGDGANDVSMLEEAGLGIAFNAKPVLKEKADVVVEKRDLREVLEVFNKEEKENETSDETTLDEKAEDTAPEETIAETKKEETTIEKVEEPAKEETPAETKEPAKEETPAETKEPAKEETPAETKEPVEEEAESTEKTTKEPSEASKKESPAKKSSPDVKAEVKSEPNPDAGKSFGELLSNKKDLEKRLKVLTKERDDLNENAREFKKVRDELNASIKENLDKALKYRDERDKINQEVRKYKKLRDETNQELKKMEYASGRRDILKIQGEIDKLEKTIETKVLDMRKENELVKKVQDLSKTLSEMKEDEKVQTEAVALKEVSEAHHAKVVEFSDKAQETHESMLEYFKNIDEVRAKADLAHNQFIETRETASAKHEEVKAVLNEIRRKNKGLDKVKAKERNMESEKSKKKNMAEKEIARDIYEKFKEGKKLSTEELRLLQKHNIV, encoded by the coding sequence TTGATTAAACTCATAGCATTCGATCTTGATAACGTTCTTATTGATGGGGAAGCCATAGATGAAATAGGCAAATTAATGGACGTTGAAGCAGAAATCTCAGAGATAACTAAAAAAGCAATGGAAGGCGATCTAGATTTTGAAACTGCTCTCAAAGAGAGAGTTGCACTATTAAAAGGTGCTTCAGTTGAAGATATTAAAGATGTCGTTTCAAAAATTCCCTTCATGGAAGGGGCAGAAGAAACTATTGCAGAACTCAAAAAAAGAGGATATAAAATCGCAACCATAACCGGTAGTTTTGAAATCATCGCCAATCGGATGAAAGATGACCTAGGTTTGGATTACGCATTTTCAAATGTTCTCCATGAAAAAGAGGGAAAATTAACAGGAGAAGTCAGCGGCCCACTAGTAAAAGGCTCAAAGGCAGAAGTCCTGAAGGAGATAATGGAAATGGAAAAAATAAAAGCAGAAGAATCTGCAGCAGTAGGAGACGGTGCAAACGATGTGTCAATGCTTGAAGAAGCAGGTTTAGGAATAGCATTCAATGCAAAACCAGTTTTAAAAGAAAAAGCAGATGTTGTTGTTGAAAAAAGAGATTTAAGAGAAGTTCTTGAAGTATTCAATAAAGAAGAAAAAGAAAACGAAACCTCAGATGAAACAACCCTAGATGAAAAGGCTGAAGACACAGCACCAGAAGAAACAATAGCAGAAACTAAAAAAGAAGAAACCACAATAGAAAAAGTTGAAGAACCTGCAAAGGAAGAAACACCAGCAGAAACCAAAGAACCTGCAAAGGAAGAAACACCAGCAGAAACCAAAGAACCTGCAAAGGAAGAAACACCAGCAGAAACCAAAGAACCTGTTGAGGAAGAAGCAGAGAGCACAGAAAAAACAACCAAAGAACCATCAGAAGCATCTAAAAAGGAATCACCAGCCAAAAAATCATCTCCAGATGTAAAAGCTGAAGTGAAATCTGAACCTAATCCTGATGCCGGGAAAAGCTTTGGTGAACTACTCTCAAACAAAAAAGATCTCGAAAAGAGACTTAAAGTGCTTACAAAAGAACGTGACGACTTAAATGAAAATGCACGTGAATTCAAAAAGGTAAGAGACGAATTAAACGCCAGTATTAAAGAAAATCTGGACAAAGCTCTCAAATACAGGGATGAACGTGACAAGATCAACCAAGAAGTCCGTAAGTATAAGAAACTTCGGGACGAAACCAATCAGGAACTGAAAAAGATGGAATATGCCTCTGGAAGAAGGGACATACTTAAAATTCAGGGTGAGATTGATAAACTAGAGAAAACAATAGAAACCAAAGTTCTTGACATGAGAAAAGAGAACGAACTAGTTAAAAAGGTTCAAGATCTAAGTAAAACTCTTTCAGAGATGAAAGAAGATGAAAAGGTTCAGACCGAAGCAGTTGCACTTAAAGAGGTTTCAGAAGCTCATCATGCTAAGGTTGTTGAATTTTCTGACAAAGCTCAGGAAACACATGAAAGCATGCTTGAATACTTCAAAAACATTGATGAAGTAAGAGCAAAGGCAGATCTTGCACATAATCAGTTCATAGAAACTCGTGAAACAGCCTCCGCAAAACATGAAGAGGTAAAAGCTGTTCTTAATGAAATTAGAAGGAAAAATAAAGGTCTTGACAAAGTCAAAGCCAAAGAACGGAATATGGAAAGCGAGAAAAGTAAAAAGAAAAACATGGCTGAAAAGGAAATTGCAAGGGACATATACGAGAAATTCAAAGAGGGTAAAAAACTCTCAACTGAAGAACTCAGGCTCCTACAGAAGCATAATATTGTTTGA
- a CDS encoding PAS domain-containing sensor histidine kinase yields the protein MKKSNVYNRSLIEASLDPLVTIGREGKITDVNNATEKVTGYLRQDLIGTDFSDYFTEPEKAKKGYLQVFRDGFVRDYPLEVHNKDGNIIPVLYNASVYRDESGDVIGVFAAARDISKLKKVQDELRFASLYNRSLIEASLDPLVTIGAEGNITDVNRATEKVTGYSRHELIGTDFLDYFTEPKKAREGYQKVFKEGSVRDYALEIKHKNGHITPVLYNASVYRDDSNNVIDVFASARDITELKEAEKILKLKLDELTRSNAELEQFAYVSSHDLQEPLRMIASYLQLLERKYKGNLDSKADKYIRFSVDGATCMQKLIDDLLEFSRVTTHAQEFKPTDLESIFTQVQSNLEVSIKENNALISHDPLPTIMADKTQITQVFQNLISNALKFRSESQPDIKISVEKRKNDWLFGVKDNGIGIDPKHSDRIFDVFKRLHKKKDYPGIGIGLSICKKIIERHGGQIWVESEPGKGSIFYFTVNNWDD from the coding sequence TTGAAAAAATCCAATGTTTATAATCGTAGTTTAATTGAGGCTAGTTTGGATCCATTAGTAACAATTGGTAGAGAAGGGAAGATTACTGATGTTAATAATGCTACAGAGAAAGTTACAGGTTATTTGAGGCAGGATCTTATAGGTACTGATTTTTCTGATTATTTTACTGAACCTGAAAAGGCAAAAAAAGGTTATCTGCAAGTATTTCGTGATGGTTTTGTTAGGGACTATCCTCTAGAGGTCCATAATAAAGATGGAAATATCATACCTGTACTTTACAATGCATCGGTATACAGGGATGAATCAGGGGATGTTATTGGAGTTTTCGCAGCGGCACGTGACATCTCCAAACTTAAAAAAGTTCAAGATGAACTCAGATTTGCCAGCCTATATAATCGTAGTTTAATTGAGGCCAGTTTGGATCCATTAGTTACAATTGGGGCTGAGGGTAATATTACCGATGTTAATAGGGCTACAGAGAAAGTTACAGGTTATTCAAGACATGAACTTATTGGCACAGACTTCTTGGATTATTTCACTGAACCTAAAAAGGCAAGGGAAGGATACCAAAAGGTGTTCAAAGAAGGTAGTGTCCGAGATTATGCATTAGAAATCAAACACAAAAATGGACATATCACACCAGTTCTTTATAATGCATCTGTATATAGGGACGATTCTAATAATGTTATTGATGTTTTTGCATCTGCACGTGACATAACTGAACTTAAAGAAGCTGAAAAAATATTGAAATTAAAATTAGATGAGTTAACTCGTTCAAATGCTGAACTGGAACAGTTTGCTTATGTATCTTCTCATGATCTACAAGAACCTTTGAGAATGATAGCGAGTTACTTACAACTTTTAGAACGGAAATATAAAGGTAATCTGGATTCAAAAGCAGATAAATATATACGATTTTCAGTTGATGGTGCAACGTGTATGCAAAAACTAATAGATGATCTTTTAGAGTTTTCACGCGTAACAACACATGCACAAGAATTTAAACCAACAGATCTTGAATCAATATTCACACAGGTACAGTCCAATCTAGAAGTCTCAATTAAAGAGAATAATGCATTGATATCGCACGATCCTTTACCCACCATTATGGCAGATAAAACACAAATAACTCAAGTATTTCAAAATTTAATCAGTAATGCATTGAAATTCAGAAGTGAATCTCAACCAGATATTAAAATATCTGTTGAAAAAAGAAAAAATGACTGGTTATTTGGAGTGAAGGATAATGGAATTGGAATTGACCCTAAACATTCAGACAGAATCTTTGATGTTTTCAAAAGACTTCACAAAAAAAAGGATTACCCTGGTATTGGAATAGGTCTTTCCATATGTAAAAAGATTATTGAAAGACATGGAGGCCAAATATGGGTAGAATCTGAGCCAGGTAAAGGTTCCATTTTTTATTTTACAGTAAATAATTGGGATGATTAA
- a CDS encoding response regulator, with product MDTNPIEILLVEDNEGDVGLVEEVFEDARIRNIIHVAEDGEEAMQFLNKEKKFVNAPTPDLILLDLNLPGKDGREVLEEIKTNNKLKSIPVVVLTTSKAEEDIIKSYDLHANSYITKPVDFDQFIKVVKSIEDFWLEVVKLPNSKEY from the coding sequence ATGGATACAAACCCGATAGAAATTCTTTTAGTTGAAGATAATGAAGGAGATGTAGGATTAGTTGAAGAAGTATTTGAAGATGCAAGAATTAGAAATATTATCCATGTTGCAGAAGATGGTGAAGAGGCAATGCAGTTTTTAAATAAAGAAAAAAAATTTGTTAATGCCCCTACACCCGATTTAATCCTCTTGGATCTAAACTTGCCGGGAAAAGATGGTCGAGAAGTACTTGAAGAAATAAAAACAAACAACAAACTTAAATCGATTCCAGTCGTTGTTTTAACAACATCAAAGGCAGAGGAAGATATTATCAAATCCTATGATCTTCATGCCAATTCATACATAACTAAACCAGTTGACTTTGACCAGTTTATAAAAGTAGTTAAATCTATTGAAGACTTTTGGTTGGAAGTTGTTAAACTACCAAATTCTAAAGAATATTAA